A single Cyclopterus lumpus isolate fCycLum1 chromosome 15, fCycLum1.pri, whole genome shotgun sequence DNA region contains:
- the fgfr2 gene encoding fibroblast growth factor receptor 2 isoform X2 has translation MGSVSRGRWRKGVWGALAPTNGMALWAWLLAAVLLSLLTVSVARPPLTATKEDEATVEPEEASNKYQISKPTVCSVHPGELLKLSCPLPPSGTITWTKDGSSLGTNNRTVIEQEVLQIRDATAKDSGLYTCTSVGKDTVCFIVNVTDAISSGDDEDDTERSEDTGADGEQISAPYWTSSAKMEKKLHAVPAANTVKFRCAAGGNPRPKLRWLKNSRPFRQEDRMGGYKVRSQHWTLIMESVVPSDKGNYTCLVENDFGAINHTYTLDVVERSPHRPILQAGLPANITVHVGEDARFVCKVYSDAQPHIQWLKHITQNGSRNGPDGHPYVRVLKTAGVNTTDKEIEALYLPNVTFEDAGEFTCLAGNSIGISFHTAWLTVLPALEKSPGPLSPDYVEIAIYCAGVFLIACMVGIVVICRMRNTAKKPDFGGQPAVHKLSKQIPLRRQVSADSSSSMNSSTPLVRITTRRSSAHDDPIPEYDLPEDPRWEFSRDRLTLGKPLGEGCFGQVVMAEGLGIDKDKPKEAATVAVKMLKDDATEKDLSDLVSEMEMMKMIGKHKNIINLLGACTQYGPLYVIVEYASKGNLREYLRARRPPGMEYSYDIARVSDEQLTFKDLVSCTYQVARGMEYLASQKCIHRDLAARNVLVTESNFMKIADFGLARDVHNIDYYKKTTNGRLPVKWMAPEALFDRVYTHQSDVWSFGVLMWEIFTLGGSPYPGIPVEELFKLLKEGHRMDKPGNCTNELYMMMKDCWHAISSHRPTFKQLVEDLDRILSLNTNEEYLDLCAPAEQYSPSFPDTRSSCSSGDDSVFSHDPLQDEPCLAKYQHINGNVKT, from the exons ATGGGATCAGTGTCCAGGGGGAGGTGGAGAAAGGGGGTATGGGGAGCGCTTGCCCCCACTAACGGGATGGCCTTGTGGGCCTGGCTGCTGGCCGCTGTCCTGCTGTCCCTGCTGACCGTCAGCGTGGCCCGGCCGCCCCTCACCGCCACCAAGGAGGACGAGGCCACTGTGGAACCTGAAG AGGCCTCGAACAAATACCAAATTTCTAAGCCCACGGTGTGCTCAGTGCACCCGGGGGAGTTGCTGAAGCTGAGCTGCCCTTTGCCGCCGTCGGGGACCATCACCTGGACCAAAGACGGCAGCTCTCTGGGCACCAACAATCGCACGGTGATAGAGCAGGAGGTGCTGCAGATCCGTGATGCCACGGCAAAGGATTCAGGCCTGTACACCTGCACCAGCGTGGGCAAAGACACGGTCTGCTTCATAGTGAATGTCACAG ATGCCATCTCGTCGGGGGATGATGAGGACGATACTGAGCGATCGGAGGACACTGGGGCGGATGGAGAACAGATAA GCGCTCCGTATTGGACCTCGTCAgcaaagatggagaagaagCTGCACGCGGTGCCAGCTGCCAACACAGTCAAGTTCCGCTGTGCTGCAGGAGGCAACCCCCGGCCGAAGCTGCGCTGGCTTAAAAACAGCAGGCCTTTCCGCCAAGAGGACCGCATGGGAGGCTATAAG GTGCGTAGCCAGCACTGGACCCTGATCATGGAGAGCGTGGTGCCGTCGGACAAGGGCAACTACACCTGTCTGGTGGAGAACGACTTTGGAGCCATTAACCACACCTACACCCTGGATGTAGTGG AACGGTCCCCTCACCGGCCCATTCTCCAGGCCGGTCTCCCGGCCAACATCACGGTTCATGTTGGGGAGGACGCCCGCTTCGTCTGCAAGGTCTACAGCGACGCCCAACCTCATATCCAGTGGCTGAAACACATCACCCAGAACGGCAGTCGCAACGGCCCCGACGGACACCCTTACGTCCGAGTGTTAAAG ACCGCAGGTGTTAACACCACAGATAAGGAGATAGAAGCTCTCTACTTGCCCAATGTAACATTTGAAGATGCTGGGGAGTTTACGTGCTTGGCGGGTAATTCTATTGGGATCTCCTTTCACACTGCTTGGTTGACGGTGCTTCCAG CACTCGAGAAATCTCCAGGGCCCCTTTCCCCAGACTATGTGGAGATCGCGATATACTGTGCAGGCGTCTTCCTCATCGCCTGCATGGTGGGCATCGTGGTGATTTGCCGCATGAGGAACACCGCAAAGAAACCCGACTTTGGGGGCCAACCGGCGGTCCACAAACTGAGCAAGCAGATCCCTCTGCGGCGCCAG GTGTCGGCAGACTCGAGCTCCTCCATGAACTCCAGTACGCCGCTGGTACGCATCACGACACGGCGGAGCTCTGCGCACGACGACCCAATCCCTGAGTATGACCTTCCCGAGGATCCGCGCTGGGAGTTTTCCCGAGACAG GTTGACCCTGGGCAAGCCCCTAGGTGAAGGTTGCTTCGGCCAAGTTGTAATGGCAGAGGGCCTGGGCATCGACAAGGACAAACCCAAGGAGGCTGCAACAGTCGCGGTCAAGATGCTGAAAG ATGACGCCACTGAGAAAGACCTGTCTGACCTGGTGTCAGAGATGgaaatgatgaagatgattgGCAAACATAAGAACATCATTAATCTGTTAGGGGCCTGTACACAATACG GTCCCCTCTATGTAATAGTGGAGTACGCCTCCAAAGGCAACCTTAGGGAGTACCTCAGAGCCCGCCGGCCCCCCGGCATGGAGTACTCCTATGACATCGCCCGTGTCTCAGATGAACAGCTTACTTTTAAAGATCTGGTCTCCTGCACTTATCAGGTGGCACGGGGCATGGAGTACCTAGCATCACAGAAG TGTATACACAGAGACCTGGCGGCCAGGAACGTCCTGGTCACAGAGAGCAACTTCATGAAGATCGCTGACTTTGGCCTGGCCAGAGACGTCCACAACATCGACTACTATAAAAAGACGACTAAC GGTCGCCTCCCGGTAAAATGGATGGCTCCAGAGGCGCTGTTCGACCGGGTCTACACACACCAGAGTGACGT CTGGTCATTTGGGGTGCTGATGTGGGAGATCTTCACCCTCGGGGGCTCCCCCTACCCCGGCATCCCTGTTGAAGAGCTCTTCAAGTTGCTCAAAGAGGGACATCGCATGGACAAGCCTGGCAACTGCACCAACGAGCT gtaCATGATGATGAAAGACTGCTGGCATGCCATCTCATCCCACAGACCTACCTTCAAGCAGCTAGTAGAGGATCTGGATCGCATCCTTTCCCTCAACACCAACGag gaGTATCTGGACCTGTGCGCCCCAGCAGAGCAGTATTCCCCCAGCTTCCCCGACACTCgcagctcctgctcctccgGTGACGACTCTGTGTTTTCCCACGACCCCTTACAGGATGAGCCCTGCCTCGCCAAGTACCAGCACATCAACGGCAACGTGAAAACATGA
- the fgfr2 gene encoding fibroblast growth factor receptor 2 isoform X5, which produces MGSVSRGRWRKGVWGALAPTNGMALWAWLLAAVLLSLLTVSVARPPLTATKEDEATVEPEDAISSGDDEDDTERSEDTGADGEQISAPYWTSSAKMEKKLHAVPAANTVKFRCAAGGNPRPKLRWLKNSRPFRQEDRMGGYKVRSQHWTLIMESVVPSDKGNYTCLVENDFGAINHTYTLDVVERSPHRPILQAGLPANITVHVGEDARFVCKVYSDAQPHIQWLKHITQNGSRNGPDGHPYVRVLKTAGVNTTDKEIEALYLPNVTFEDAGEFTCLAGNSIGISFHTAWLTVLPALEKSPGPLSPDYVEIAIYCAGVFLIACMVGIVVICRMRNTAKKPDFGGQPAVHKLSKQIPLRRQVTVSADSSSSMNSSTPLVRITTRRSSAHDDPIPEYDLPEDPRWEFSRDRLTLGKPLGEGCFGQVVMAEGLGIDKDKPKEAATVAVKMLKDDATEKDLSDLVSEMEMMKMIGKHKNIINLLGACTQYGPLYVIVEYASKGNLREYLRARRPPGMEYSYDIARVSDEQLTFKDLVSCTYQVARGMEYLASQKCIHRDLAARNVLVTESNFMKIADFGLARDVHNIDYYKKTTNGRLPVKWMAPEALFDRVYTHQSDVWSFGVLMWEIFTLGGSPYPGIPVEELFKLLKEGHRMDKPGNCTNELYMMMKDCWHAISSHRPTFKQLVEDLDRILSLNTNEEYLDLCAPAEQYSPSFPDTRSSCSSGDDSVFSHDPLQDEPCLAKYQHINGNVKT; this is translated from the exons ATGGGATCAGTGTCCAGGGGGAGGTGGAGAAAGGGGGTATGGGGAGCGCTTGCCCCCACTAACGGGATGGCCTTGTGGGCCTGGCTGCTGGCCGCTGTCCTGCTGTCCCTGCTGACCGTCAGCGTGGCCCGGCCGCCCCTCACCGCCACCAAGGAGGACGAGGCCACTGTGGAACCTGAAG ATGCCATCTCGTCGGGGGATGATGAGGACGATACTGAGCGATCGGAGGACACTGGGGCGGATGGAGAACAGATAA GCGCTCCGTATTGGACCTCGTCAgcaaagatggagaagaagCTGCACGCGGTGCCAGCTGCCAACACAGTCAAGTTCCGCTGTGCTGCAGGAGGCAACCCCCGGCCGAAGCTGCGCTGGCTTAAAAACAGCAGGCCTTTCCGCCAAGAGGACCGCATGGGAGGCTATAAG GTGCGTAGCCAGCACTGGACCCTGATCATGGAGAGCGTGGTGCCGTCGGACAAGGGCAACTACACCTGTCTGGTGGAGAACGACTTTGGAGCCATTAACCACACCTACACCCTGGATGTAGTGG AACGGTCCCCTCACCGGCCCATTCTCCAGGCCGGTCTCCCGGCCAACATCACGGTTCATGTTGGGGAGGACGCCCGCTTCGTCTGCAAGGTCTACAGCGACGCCCAACCTCATATCCAGTGGCTGAAACACATCACCCAGAACGGCAGTCGCAACGGCCCCGACGGACACCCTTACGTCCGAGTGTTAAAG ACCGCAGGTGTTAACACCACAGATAAGGAGATAGAAGCTCTCTACTTGCCCAATGTAACATTTGAAGATGCTGGGGAGTTTACGTGCTTGGCGGGTAATTCTATTGGGATCTCCTTTCACACTGCTTGGTTGACGGTGCTTCCAG CACTCGAGAAATCTCCAGGGCCCCTTTCCCCAGACTATGTGGAGATCGCGATATACTGTGCAGGCGTCTTCCTCATCGCCTGCATGGTGGGCATCGTGGTGATTTGCCGCATGAGGAACACCGCAAAGAAACCCGACTTTGGGGGCCAACCGGCGGTCCACAAACTGAGCAAGCAGATCCCTCTGCGGCGCCAGGTAACA GTGTCGGCAGACTCGAGCTCCTCCATGAACTCCAGTACGCCGCTGGTACGCATCACGACACGGCGGAGCTCTGCGCACGACGACCCAATCCCTGAGTATGACCTTCCCGAGGATCCGCGCTGGGAGTTTTCCCGAGACAG GTTGACCCTGGGCAAGCCCCTAGGTGAAGGTTGCTTCGGCCAAGTTGTAATGGCAGAGGGCCTGGGCATCGACAAGGACAAACCCAAGGAGGCTGCAACAGTCGCGGTCAAGATGCTGAAAG ATGACGCCACTGAGAAAGACCTGTCTGACCTGGTGTCAGAGATGgaaatgatgaagatgattgGCAAACATAAGAACATCATTAATCTGTTAGGGGCCTGTACACAATACG GTCCCCTCTATGTAATAGTGGAGTACGCCTCCAAAGGCAACCTTAGGGAGTACCTCAGAGCCCGCCGGCCCCCCGGCATGGAGTACTCCTATGACATCGCCCGTGTCTCAGATGAACAGCTTACTTTTAAAGATCTGGTCTCCTGCACTTATCAGGTGGCACGGGGCATGGAGTACCTAGCATCACAGAAG TGTATACACAGAGACCTGGCGGCCAGGAACGTCCTGGTCACAGAGAGCAACTTCATGAAGATCGCTGACTTTGGCCTGGCCAGAGACGTCCACAACATCGACTACTATAAAAAGACGACTAAC GGTCGCCTCCCGGTAAAATGGATGGCTCCAGAGGCGCTGTTCGACCGGGTCTACACACACCAGAGTGACGT CTGGTCATTTGGGGTGCTGATGTGGGAGATCTTCACCCTCGGGGGCTCCCCCTACCCCGGCATCCCTGTTGAAGAGCTCTTCAAGTTGCTCAAAGAGGGACATCGCATGGACAAGCCTGGCAACTGCACCAACGAGCT gtaCATGATGATGAAAGACTGCTGGCATGCCATCTCATCCCACAGACCTACCTTCAAGCAGCTAGTAGAGGATCTGGATCGCATCCTTTCCCTCAACACCAACGag gaGTATCTGGACCTGTGCGCCCCAGCAGAGCAGTATTCCCCCAGCTTCCCCGACACTCgcagctcctgctcctccgGTGACGACTCTGTGTTTTCCCACGACCCCTTACAGGATGAGCCCTGCCTCGCCAAGTACCAGCACATCAACGGCAACGTGAAAACATGA